The following coding sequences lie in one Vibrio sp. BS-M-Sm-2 genomic window:
- a CDS encoding ROK family protein encodes MYMAQPGHIDHIKQVNAGRVYKLIDLKGPISRIDLSKQSELAPASITKITRELIEAHLIHETTVQEATTRGRPAVGLQTNNEGWQFLSMRLGRGYLTIALHELGGDVLIDTKIDIHERDQDDVLARLLHEIDEFFQTYAEQLDRVTSIAITLPGLVNSEQGIVLQMPHYNVENLALGPEIYKETGLPVFIANDTRAWALAEKLFGNSQDNDNSVLISIHHGLGAGIILDGRVLQGRHGNIGELGHIQIDKEGKLCHCGNRGCLETVASSQAIREQVKERLANGEESTLTVFEDVTIEQICAAAADGDPLAVEVIEQLGRYLGSAIAIVINLFNPEKILVGGVINQAKSVLYPAIQKCIEEQSLSVYYKDLELVESRFYKQATMPGAALIKQALYDGQLLMKVIEG; translated from the coding sequence ATGTACATGGCTCAACCGGGCCATATTGATCATATCAAACAGGTCAATGCTGGTCGTGTATATAAACTAATTGACCTTAAAGGTCCTATTTCTCGTATCGATTTGTCCAAGCAAAGTGAGTTGGCTCCGGCGAGTATTACTAAAATTACCCGTGAACTCATTGAAGCTCACCTGATTCACGAAACGACGGTTCAAGAAGCCACGACTCGTGGGCGTCCTGCTGTCGGTCTGCAAACCAATAACGAAGGTTGGCAGTTTCTGTCGATGCGTCTTGGTCGCGGATACTTGACGATCGCGCTCCATGAATTGGGCGGTGACGTGCTTATCGATACCAAAATTGATATCCATGAACGCGATCAAGATGATGTGCTTGCGCGTCTTCTCCATGAAATCGATGAGTTCTTCCAAACCTATGCTGAGCAACTCGACAGGGTGACGAGTATCGCTATCACACTGCCAGGTCTGGTGAATTCAGAGCAAGGTATTGTGCTGCAGATGCCGCACTACAACGTTGAAAACTTGGCGTTGGGGCCGGAGATCTACAAAGAAACCGGCCTACCAGTTTTTATTGCCAATGATACCCGAGCCTGGGCATTAGCAGAGAAGTTGTTTGGTAACTCACAAGATAACGATAACTCTGTTCTTATCTCGATTCACCACGGTTTAGGTGCCGGGATCATTCTTGATGGTCGCGTTCTGCAAGGGCGTCACGGTAACATCGGTGAGTTGGGGCATATCCAGATCGATAAGGAAGGCAAGCTTTGTCACTGTGGTAATCGAGGCTGTTTAGAAACGGTGGCGAGTTCTCAGGCAATCCGAGAGCAAGTCAAAGAGCGATTAGCCAATGGTGAAGAATCAACGCTAACGGTGTTTGAAGACGTCACTATTGAACAGATCTGCGCTGCCGCTGCTGATGGGGATCCGCTAGCTGTCGAAGTGATTGAACAGTTAGGTCGTTATCTAGGCTCTGCGATTGCGATTGTGATTAACCTATTCAACCCAGAGAAAATCTTGGTGGGTGGTGTTATCAATCAGGCGAAGAGCGTGTTATACCCGGCGATTCAAAAGTGCATCGAAGAGCAGAGTCTATCGGTTTACTATAAAGACTTAGAGCTGGTGGAATCTCGTTTTTATAAGCAGGCAACCATGCCAGGTGCTGCGCTCATCAAGCAGGCCTTATACGATGGCCAACTGTTAATGAAAGTTATTGAAGGTTAA